One window of Candidatus Phytoplasma solani genomic DNA carries:
- a CDS encoding Panacea domain-containing protein, protein MSDGMSEAYHGTYFKDRSKKPKNPTKKKKIMNNQNNEITIFDVANYIIKKNKSAITNMKLQKLTYYCYAKYLVENNQPIFKEPIEAWLHGPVFPNLYNEFKRYTYKPICHGTKKGEEKHLTNDHRVLIDRIIELYGNKAPTSLTNVTHQEAPWQSAWDNNEDWSKNVIKDEIIKNYFIKNLKKI, encoded by the coding sequence ATGAGCGATGGAATGTCAGAAGCGTATCATGGAACTTACTTTAAAGACCGATCAAAAAAACCAAAAAATCCAACTAAAAAGAAAAAAATTATGAATAATCAAAATAACGAAATCACTATTTTTGATGTCGCCAATTATATTATTAAAAAAAATAAGAGTGCCATCACAAATATGAAATTACAAAAATTAACTTATTATTGTTACGCTAAATATTTAGTTGAAAATAATCAACCAATTTTTAAAGAACCAATCGAAGCGTGGCTTCACGGTCCTGTTTTCCCTAATTTATATAATGAATTTAAACGTTATACCTACAAACCAATTTGTCACGGAACTAAAAAAGGAGAAGAAAAACACTTAACAAACGATCATCGTGTTTTAATCGATAGAATAATAGAATTATATGGAAATAAAGCGCCTACTAGTTTAACTAATGTGACGCATCAAGAAGCTCCTTGGCAATCAGCTTGGGATAATAACGAAGATTGGTCTAAAAACGTTATTAAAGATGAAATAATAAAAAATTATTTTATAAAAAATCTCAAAAAAATATAA
- a CDS encoding DUF2963 domain-containing protein encodes MNIIKETTDEYGYKVIQELDPQTRKLIKSTTFQPDGKSIWIILTNLTPKQEPKPK; translated from the coding sequence ATGAATATAATTAAAGAAACAACCGATGAATATGGTTACAAAGTAATCCAAGAACTAGACCCCCAAACACGTAAACTAATCAAATCAACCACATTCCAACCTGACGGAAAATCAATTTGGATCATTTTGACGAATTTGACCCCCAAACAGGAACCAAAACCAAAATAA
- a CDS encoding DUF2963 domain-containing protein: MDHFDEFDPQTGTKTKIIWFQPDGKSVWRIHEFDPQTGKHIKIHYSDSEFVKTEQQKYNKN; encoded by the coding sequence TTGGATCATTTTGACGAATTTGACCCCCAAACAGGAACCAAAACCAAAATAATTTGGTTCCAACCCGACGGAAAATCAGTTTGGCGCATCCACGAATTCGACCCACAAACAGGAAAACACATAAAAATCCACTATTCAGACAGCGAATTTGTCAAAACCGAACAACAAAAATATAATAAAAATTAA
- a CDS encoding HU family DNA-binding protein, with the protein MNKKELIKKIAEINKTSITKTEEFYNSFEFALNEAITSTAEVVLSPSIGKFILKSRKAYIGRNPQTGKKLKIPAKTVVTFKLSKTIKDLVKELELN; encoded by the coding sequence ATGAATAAAAAAGAATTAATTAAAAAAATCGCCGAAATTAATAAAACCTCAATCACAAAAACTGAGGAATTTTATAACTCATTTGAATTTGCTTTGAATGAGGCAATAACATCCACCGCTGAAGTAGTTTTATCACCTTCTATCGGTAAATTTATTTTAAAATCAAGAAAAGCCTACATAGGAAGAAACCCTCAAACAGGTAAAAAACTAAAAATTCCTGCTAAAACAGTAGTAACTTTCAAACTTTCTAAAACCATCAAAGATTTAGTTAAAGAATTGGAATTAAATTAA
- a CDS encoding DUF2963 domain-containing protein, producing the protein MQTIKKETTNEYGYKGIQELDPQSNKVIKQTTFHSDNTTIWYIEEFDPQTEYQTKQTWYGSDGKIEAIANYNPQTGYQTKETYYGSNGKTISSIDEYDPKTGYQTKKTEYNSNSTTIDYIIEYNPKTNKPIKQTTFRPNGTTIWYITEYNPQTGNETKSTYYKSDGTIEEVENFPEDDDDHECNCEYCGY; encoded by the coding sequence ATGCAAACAATAAAAAAAGAAACAACCAACGAATATGGTTACAAAGGAATCCAAGAACTAGACCCCCAATCAAATAAAGTAATCAAACAAACCACATTCCATTCCGACAATACAACAATTTGGTACATCGAAGAATTCGATCCTCAAACAGAATACCAAACCAAACAAACCTGGTACGGTTCTGATGGTAAAATCGAAGCCATCGCCAACTATAATCCTCAAACAGGATACCAAACCAAAGAAACCTATTACGGCTCCAATGGTAAAACAATTAGTTCCATCGACGAATATGACCCCAAAACAGGATACCAAACCAAAAAAACCGAATACAACTCCAATAGCACAACAATCGACTACATCATCGAATACAATCCTAAAACAAATAAACCAATCAAACAAACCACATTCCGCCCCAACGGCACAACAATTTGGTACATCACCGAATACAACCCCCAAACAGGAAACGAAACCAAATCAACCTACTACAAATCCGACGGCACAATTGAAGAGGTTGAAAATTTTCCCGAAGATGATGACGACCACGAATGCAATTGCGAATATTGTGGTTATTAA
- a CDS encoding ATP-binding protein, which produces MKKTNQNIFSVLVVFLFILGMLGCGFMLWQYIIIKPPQEKQLNTTKELPKPTEDNQTQENINTQENNDTDETKLLKDILAMKIPQEKLNKKPSLNDTIISQTAVRALKSLQSKIIDPQRFLNAGIKFESNGVCLYGPPGNGKTIAVESLGKDCGMPFFLCNGGDFAAKYKGVAPKKVRLLWQHLRKEAQEHGACILFVDESEDIFTDISQIGESSSDNAVVVNEFKTEMTSLDNDPKKPIFVLCATNHVDKLDKAILSRLGTKIEIPNLDVDLRVKMLQLLVKFGAKISPTAQNQFKQIAQRIEGLKHNDLIKSARGCKNFVNDVKIYALEAHNREVAIIEDFNVILNRLFEDDAAQEAKVQKAQEEEEKKSIESLRKQKRINELIYPPTPQQPQDDPFLKALQNIKPE; this is translated from the coding sequence ATGAAAAAAACAAATCAAAATATATTTAGTGTTTTGGTTGTTTTTTTGTTTATTTTAGGAATGCTTGGATGTGGGTTTATGCTATGGCAATATATTATAATAAAACCACCTCAAGAAAAGCAACTAAATACAACAAAAGAACTACCAAAACCAACAGAAGATAACCAAACCCAAGAAAACATTAATACTCAAGAAAACAACGATACTGATGAAACAAAATTGTTAAAAGATATTTTAGCCATGAAAATACCACAAGAAAAATTAAATAAAAAACCATCTTTAAATGATACTATCATTAGTCAAACAGCTGTTAGAGCTTTAAAAAGCTTGCAAAGTAAAATCATCGATCCACAAAGATTTTTAAATGCAGGCATTAAGTTCGAAAGTAATGGAGTATGTTTGTATGGTCCTCCTGGAAATGGTAAAACAATTGCTGTAGAATCTTTGGGAAAAGATTGTGGAATGCCTTTTTTCTTATGTAATGGTGGTGATTTTGCCGCCAAATATAAAGGGGTTGCACCTAAAAAAGTAAGGTTATTATGGCAACATTTAAGAAAAGAGGCACAAGAACACGGAGCATGCATTTTATTTGTAGATGAATCAGAAGATATTTTTACAGACATTTCCCAAATAGGAGAATCGTCATCTGACAATGCAGTTGTTGTAAATGAGTTTAAAACTGAAATGACATCGTTAGATAATGACCCAAAAAAACCTATTTTTGTGCTTTGCGCCACTAACCACGTTGACAAATTAGATAAAGCCATTTTATCACGTTTAGGAACTAAAATTGAAATCCCTAATTTGGATGTAGATTTAAGAGTTAAAATGTTGCAATTATTAGTTAAGTTTGGGGCTAAAATTAGTCCAACAGCTCAAAATCAATTTAAACAAATAGCACAAAGAATAGAAGGTTTAAAACATAATGATTTAATTAAAAGTGCTCGTGGCTGTAAAAACTTTGTTAATGATGTTAAAATATACGCTTTAGAAGCACACAACCGCGAAGTGGCAATAATAGAAGATTTTAACGTTATTTTAAATCGTTTATTTGAAGATGATGCGGCTCAAGAGGCAAAAGTTCAAAAAGCCCAAGAAGAAGAAGAAAAAAAAAGTATTGAATCTTTAAGAAAACAAAAAAGAATCAATGAGTTAATTTATCCACCAACACCACAACAGCCACAAGATGACCCATTTTTAAAGGCATTACAAAATATAAAACCAGAATAA
- the tmk gene encoding dTMP kinase — MKLIIFEGLDGGGKTSLIKSVKRELKKQGKEVIVIRGLGSSTIGNSIRETFLTHNKLHNLTRYFLSFANMIQTQEERIKPHLKTPKIILVDRWLGSNFAYRVYPNQIDKKYYLFNNLTKLFIKPDITVYLKIHPQIGLKRKLNQNNHQLDVIETSSLAYFHQVEKGYQEFLKRKNLGPQIVLKAMEAKNSNFNTKQIIKKIGEIPNANSH; from the coding sequence ATGAAATTAATTATCTTCGAAGGACTTGACGGCGGTGGAAAAACAAGTCTAATAAAAAGCGTTAAACGTGAATTAAAAAAACAAGGCAAAGAAGTGATTGTTATTCGCGGATTAGGAAGTTCTACAATCGGGAATTCTATACGTGAAACGTTTTTAACACACAACAAATTACACAATTTAACTAGATATTTTTTAAGTTTTGCCAACATGATTCAAACCCAAGAAGAACGCATCAAACCCCACTTAAAAACCCCTAAAATTATTTTAGTTGATCGTTGGTTAGGCTCTAATTTTGCATATCGTGTATATCCTAATCAAATTGATAAAAAATATTATCTTTTTAACAATTTAACTAAATTATTCATTAAACCTGATATCACCGTTTATCTAAAAATTCACCCCCAAATAGGTTTAAAACGTAAATTAAATCAAAACAACCACCAATTAGATGTTATTGAAACTAGTTCCTTAGCTTACTTTCATCAAGTAGAAAAGGGTTATCAGGAATTTTTAAAAAGAAAAAATCTAGGTCCTCAAATTGTTTTAAAAGCGATGGAAGCTAAAAATTCCAACTTCAACACAAAACAAATAATAAAAAAAATAGGAGAAATACCAAATGCCAATAGTCATTAA
- the ltrA gene encoding group II intron reverse transcriptase/maturase produces MSTSVSDETKLSRTLSKILYCSTNNYPLKRELQQGMNNLHNTLIAFNKIATNKGAGTPGIDGNSIDRLDLKKLERYHKEYINNKYKPKPVKRIFIPKDNDKVRPLGIPTIKDRIVQKSLEQLLTPYFENQFLEWSFGFRTKKSCLDAIKRVKQRFQGIDYIIKIDLKGYFDTINHETLMKTLRKFIRKNKTLSTINKWLKAGFMKDGIKYESLSGSPQGGIISPLLANVYLHYIDIKMDELIKEGTPIRKTNPGYRKAYHQGMHHKLGIDSRINLNPKTRVEYIRYADDFIIGIKGKYDKAETIKNQVTQWLEQDLKLTVSKDKSKIVKANKSTRFLSYMVKVNSTSSKLTKKTHKKSLNGRVQIQVPKAKAKEYGYEYNWLKRGRIKHDETLASRDELEIIRTYKTIVRGIIQYFCLANNLNALTHLTYLAEYSCLKTLARKRKMTIAKVRKKVNRGATWSIPYLNKGKTKYESWTVYPWDKIKKMRNYKENPDITINPYLFQGRTNLTDRLKAEICEKCGKTTQLQIHHSGTVRNGNRKSVMNKSTKVLCIDCHRNITNQQMHDIRLNNKSKRTKKDK; encoded by the coding sequence ATGTCAACATCTGTTTCAGATGAAACTAAGCTTTCGCGAACATTGAGTAAGATTCTATATTGTTCTACAAATAACTATCCTCTAAAAAGAGAATTACAGCAAGGAATGAATAATCTACATAACACATTAATTGCATTTAACAAAATTGCAACCAACAAAGGCGCGGGTACACCTGGAATTGATGGTAATTCAATTGACAGACTCGATCTTAAAAAATTAGAAAGATATCACAAGGAATACATCAATAACAAGTACAAGCCAAAGCCTGTTAAAAGAATATTCATTCCCAAAGACAACGATAAGGTTAGACCTCTTGGAATACCTACCATAAAAGATAGAATAGTCCAAAAAAGCCTTGAACAACTCTTAACTCCTTATTTTGAAAATCAATTCTTAGAATGGAGTTTTGGATTTAGAACCAAAAAGTCCTGTCTTGATGCAATCAAACGCGTCAAACAGAGATTTCAGGGAATTGATTATATCATCAAAATTGACCTTAAAGGTTATTTTGACACAATCAATCATGAAACTCTTATGAAAACCTTGAGGAAGTTTATACGCAAGAATAAAACTCTTTCAACCATTAATAAGTGGTTAAAAGCTGGGTTCATGAAAGATGGCATCAAGTACGAATCTTTATCTGGTTCTCCACAAGGAGGAATCATTTCCCCATTACTTGCCAATGTATATTTACATTACATTGACATCAAAATGGATGAACTAATTAAAGAAGGGACACCAATAAGGAAAACAAACCCAGGATATAGAAAAGCATACCATCAAGGAATGCATCATAAACTGGGGATTGATAGTCGAATTAACCTAAATCCAAAAACAAGAGTTGAATATATCCGATATGCCGATGATTTTATCATAGGAATTAAAGGAAAATATGACAAAGCTGAAACTATTAAAAACCAAGTGACTCAATGGCTAGAACAAGATTTAAAACTAACAGTTAGTAAAGATAAATCAAAGATTGTAAAAGCCAATAAGAGCACAAGGTTTCTATCCTACATGGTTAAGGTAAATTCAACCAGTAGTAAACTCACCAAAAAAACCCACAAAAAATCCCTAAACGGTCGGGTACAAATCCAAGTTCCCAAAGCAAAAGCCAAGGAATATGGATATGAGTACAATTGGTTAAAAAGAGGAAGGATTAAACATGACGAAACATTAGCAAGTAGGGACGAATTAGAAATAATACGCACTTATAAAACAATCGTACGCGGAATCATCCAATACTTTTGCTTAGCTAACAATCTAAATGCATTAACCCATCTAACCTATCTAGCGGAATATAGTTGTTTGAAAACCTTAGCAAGGAAACGCAAAATGACAATTGCCAAAGTGCGGAAGAAGGTTAATCGTGGCGCAACTTGGTCAATTCCGTATTTAAACAAAGGGAAAACCAAGTATGAGTCATGGACTGTTTACCCTTGGGATAAGATCAAGAAAATGCGTAATTATAAGGAAAATCCCGATATCACCATCAATCCTTATCTATTCCAAGGTCGTACGAATCTAACAGACCGCCTTAAAGCGGAAATATGTGAGAAATGCGGCAAAACAACCCAACTTCAAATCCATCACAGTGGTACGGTTCGCAATGGAAACCGCAAAAGCGTGATGAATAAGAGTACAAAAGTGTTATGCATAGATTGTCATAGAAATATTACGAACCAACAAATGCATGATATCAGATTAAATAACAAAAGTAAAAGAACAAAAAAGGATAAATAG